From Streptomyces qinzhouensis, one genomic window encodes:
- a CDS encoding ATP-binding protein, translating to MRAPNAQPQPIGGLARRLAHILTTRGIDPTSTPQGGLEPVPALLAAESRIPARYRGATADHPAVAAWVREIAAAGRPGPGGAPGIAQGRSLLIAGTTGTGKTHQAYGAVRSLIGAGVRLRWKAVTAADLYADLRPRPGHDGERELRDLARCPLLIIDDLGAAKYSEWTEEITMRLMNRRYNEMLPTLVTTNLGMADLRAHIGDRVASRLTEMADKVILDGPDRRRTHAAGRRHPAAATA from the coding sequence ATGCGCGCACCGAACGCCCAGCCCCAGCCCATCGGCGGCCTCGCCCGCCGCCTCGCCCACATCCTCACCACCCGGGGCATCGACCCCACCAGCACCCCGCAGGGCGGCCTGGAGCCGGTCCCGGCCCTGCTCGCCGCCGAGTCCCGTATCCCCGCCCGCTACCGGGGTGCCACGGCGGACCACCCGGCGGTCGCCGCCTGGGTCCGCGAGATCGCCGCCGCCGGACGCCCGGGGCCGGGCGGTGCGCCCGGGATCGCCCAGGGTCGGTCGCTGCTGATCGCCGGGACCACCGGCACGGGCAAGACCCACCAGGCGTACGGCGCGGTCCGCAGCCTGATCGGGGCGGGGGTGCGGCTGCGGTGGAAGGCGGTCACCGCCGCCGACCTCTACGCCGACCTCCGGCCTCGCCCCGGGCACGACGGCGAGCGCGAACTCCGGGACCTGGCCCGCTGCCCGCTGCTGATCATCGACGACCTCGGGGCCGCGAAGTACTCGGAGTGGACCGAGGAGATCACGATGCGGCTGATGAACCGCCGCTACAACGAGATGCTCCCGACCCTGGTCACCACCAACCTCGGCATGGCTGATCTCCGCGCCCACATCGGCGACCGCGTCGCCTCCCGGCTGACCGAGATGGCCGACAAGGTCATCCTCGACGGCCCCGACCGCAGACGCACCCACGCCGCCGGGCGACGCCACCCCGCCGCCGCGACCGCCTGA
- a CDS encoding D-alanine--D-alanine ligase family protein, which produces MTDLRVVVIAGGLSPEREVSEKSGTRVADALRRAGVETELRDVGTDLLPALADSRGSVVFPVLHGVAGEDGTIKEILELAQVPYIGARPGACRAAFDKAVAKEAFTRAGLPTPESVTLPKEAFHDLGAAALTARITERLGLPLFVKPRAGGSAFGVSRVDAAERLPEALMACFAYHDEALIERLVTGTEIAIGVADLGDGPFALPPVEIVAEGLYDYTARYTPGAVEFHHPARILPAAAEEAARVAVAAHRALGLRDLSRTDAIVTAEGEVVVLETNVAPGMTLTSTYPMALEAAGLGFGDFCRDLAAAAEQRHRS; this is translated from the coding sequence ATGACTGATCTGCGGGTGGTCGTCATCGCGGGCGGCCTGTCGCCCGAGCGCGAGGTGTCCGAGAAGTCCGGCACCAGGGTCGCCGACGCGCTGCGCCGGGCCGGGGTCGAGACCGAACTGCGCGATGTGGGGACGGATCTGCTGCCCGCGCTCGCCGACTCCCGAGGTTCCGTGGTCTTCCCGGTGCTGCACGGGGTGGCCGGCGAGGACGGCACCATCAAGGAGATCCTCGAACTGGCCCAGGTGCCATACATCGGGGCCCGGCCCGGTGCGTGCCGTGCCGCGTTCGACAAGGCGGTGGCGAAGGAGGCGTTCACCCGGGCCGGGCTGCCCACCCCGGAGTCGGTGACGCTGCCGAAGGAGGCGTTCCACGATCTGGGGGCCGCCGCGCTGACCGCCCGGATCACCGAACGGCTGGGGCTGCCGCTGTTCGTGAAACCGCGGGCGGGCGGCTCGGCGTTCGGCGTGAGCCGGGTGGACGCGGCCGAACGGCTGCCCGAGGCGCTGATGGCGTGCTTCGCCTACCACGACGAGGCCCTGATCGAACGCCTCGTCACCGGCACCGAGATCGCCATCGGCGTCGCCGACCTCGGCGACGGCCCCTTCGCGCTGCCCCCGGTCGAGATCGTCGCGGAGGGCCTGTACGACTACACCGCCCGTTACACGCCCGGCGCCGTTGAGTTCCACCACCCGGCCCGTATCCTGCCAGCCGCCGCCGAGGAAGCCGCCCGGGTCGCCGTCGCCGCCCACCGGGCCCTCGGCCTGCGGGATCTGTCCCGTACGGATGCGATCGTCACCGCCGAGGGTGAGGTGGTAGTGCTGGAGACGAATGTCGCCCCCGGCATGACGCTGACCAGCACCTACCCGATGGCGCTGGAGGCGGCCGGGCTCGGGTTCGGCGACTTCTGCCGCGATCTGGCGGCAGCGGCCGAACAGCGCCACCGCTCCTGA
- a CDS encoding helix-turn-helix transcriptional regulator: MVDGAFAPRPDTGSEPLSPGQLLGHPGLLRAWRAVAGEKLGLGGPLSQVDVATAIGRSRGWYQNLENGARPKMDREVLDSLAKVLLLGRDEHQALVLALMDGALTTIPDSFGDETVRRDLQMMLDQQLPNPAYLTDRVWNIIGYNAAMAALWPWVKEPGANLIRWAMLSDEARLQYVDWQHHATEYVKLLRFASAQYPHDAELSKLITDVKADLVCGRFWDTDIAAVSESRDGHLFKMILPSMDYQPVEVISHVLFPVSLPGARAVIITWAGTDEDATPATTVTGQPTDRTPERPSVPWPDLPPALSGHAVRRLTVSPAEAVELAGPHAVPLPLLGALLGGDDCRLVLAPDAGTVICSTRHPDGEWDVRESSAADLLAELPVGAPAGDTLAEYKLLLRATLPDDPAEATRACHTRLREAQDRAEALAQVHDELLTAPRMPAAS, from the coding sequence ATGGTCGACGGCGCCTTCGCGCCCCGCCCCGACACCGGCTCCGAGCCCCTGTCCCCAGGACAGCTCCTCGGACACCCCGGTCTGCTGCGCGCCTGGCGCGCGGTCGCCGGGGAAAAGCTGGGGCTGGGCGGGCCACTGTCGCAGGTGGATGTCGCCACGGCCATCGGGCGGAGCCGGGGCTGGTACCAGAACCTGGAGAACGGCGCCCGGCCGAAGATGGACCGGGAGGTCCTGGACTCGCTGGCGAAGGTGCTGCTGCTGGGCCGGGACGAGCACCAGGCGCTGGTGCTGGCGCTCATGGACGGGGCCCTGACCACGATCCCGGACTCGTTCGGCGACGAGACCGTGCGGCGCGACCTGCAAATGATGCTGGACCAGCAGCTCCCCAACCCTGCGTATCTGACCGACCGGGTGTGGAACATCATCGGCTACAACGCCGCCATGGCCGCCCTGTGGCCCTGGGTGAAGGAGCCGGGCGCGAACCTGATCCGCTGGGCCATGCTCAGCGACGAGGCCCGCCTCCAGTACGTCGACTGGCAGCACCACGCCACCGAGTACGTCAAGCTGCTCCGGTTCGCCAGCGCCCAGTACCCGCACGACGCCGAGCTGTCGAAGCTGATCACGGACGTGAAGGCCGACCTCGTCTGCGGCCGGTTCTGGGACACGGACATCGCGGCCGTCTCCGAGTCCCGCGACGGGCACCTGTTCAAGATGATCCTGCCCTCGATGGACTACCAGCCCGTCGAGGTCATCAGCCATGTCCTCTTCCCGGTCTCCCTGCCCGGTGCCCGTGCCGTGATCATCACCTGGGCCGGAACGGACGAGGACGCTACCCCGGCCACCACGGTGACCGGGCAGCCGACCGACCGCACCCCGGAGCGGCCCTCCGTGCCCTGGCCGGACCTGCCGCCCGCGCTCTCCGGGCATGCCGTGCGCCGGCTCACCGTCAGCCCGGCCGAGGCCGTCGAGCTGGCCGGCCCCCACGCCGTCCCCCTGCCGCTGCTGGGTGCCCTGCTCGGCGGGGACGACTGCCGCCTCGTCCTGGCCCCGGACGCCGGGACCGTCATCTGCTCCACCCGCCACCCAGACGGCGAGTGGGACGTCCGCGAGTCCTCCGCCGCCGATCTCCTGGCCGAGCTTCCCGTCGGAGCCCCGGCCGGGGACACGCTGGCCGAGTACAAGCTCCTCCTGCGGGCCACCCTCCCCGACGATCCGGCCGAGGCCACCCGCGCCTGCCACACCCGGCTCCGGGAAGCACAGGACCGAGCGGAAGCGCTGGCCCAGGTCCACGACGAACTGCTGACCGCCCCCCGTATGCCCGCCGCCTCCTAG
- a CDS encoding mobilization protein, protein MVPDISTGSRTYGLLTYLYGPGRRDEHTDPHIVAAWQPILAPDPGRNPAATLKQLTDRLDLPVLALPAGRRPQRHVWHCPVRTAPGDRLLTDAEWGEVARRIVHATGIAEIGDDQACRWIAVRHAPDHIHIVATLKRQDGRSPRRHNDSARAQAECRQIEKDLGLQQLNPGDRTAAQRPTSAERSKAERAGRAEPPRETLREAVRQALAGAATEDEFFARLTAAGLRVEKRLAPSGDTLGYKVALPGDRNRAGEPVWFSGSKLAPDLSLPKIRQRLAAGALDTEDEPRPRPAAARRDAVAPAVRAVTVLDQDDEGTAVAQLVGTGELLDALAKTAPVTTRRELSQAARAFERATRTHERAARADHRALRSAARGVLRAGDALGRGEDGGTTAMVLSTLVLVTLAAARWHSAHGHAQQAAAARQAAQHLRTAYQTAAAPPLKAMRHHAQRLPDPVRDQHTTTVTTVLPEYADRLRQETGWDALIATLDQAQQAGHDPTTLLKTVVEQRELDTADNVNDVLIWRIRHTTGLPTAPKPVTDRASVRTRAPKPAETAARTISTLPGQRRPRR, encoded by the coding sequence GTGGTCCCGGACATCTCCACCGGCAGCCGTACCTACGGACTGCTCACCTACCTCTACGGCCCCGGCCGCCGCGACGAACACACCGACCCCCACATCGTCGCCGCCTGGCAGCCCATCCTCGCCCCCGACCCGGGCCGGAACCCGGCAGCCACGCTCAAGCAGTTGACCGACCGGCTCGACCTCCCCGTCCTCGCCCTCCCCGCCGGACGCCGCCCCCAGCGGCACGTCTGGCACTGCCCCGTCCGCACCGCCCCAGGCGACCGCCTGCTCACGGATGCCGAGTGGGGCGAAGTCGCCCGCCGCATCGTCCACGCCACCGGCATCGCCGAAATCGGTGATGACCAGGCATGCCGCTGGATCGCCGTCCGCCACGCACCGGATCACATCCACATCGTCGCCACCCTCAAACGCCAGGACGGCCGCAGCCCCCGCCGCCACAACGACAGCGCCCGCGCCCAAGCCGAATGCCGCCAGATAGAGAAGGACCTCGGCCTGCAACAGCTCAACCCCGGCGACCGCACCGCCGCCCAGCGCCCCACCAGCGCCGAGCGCTCCAAGGCGGAGCGCGCCGGGCGGGCCGAGCCGCCGCGCGAGACCCTCCGCGAAGCCGTCCGCCAGGCCCTGGCCGGAGCCGCCACGGAGGACGAGTTCTTCGCCCGGCTCACCGCCGCCGGCCTCCGCGTCGAGAAACGCCTGGCTCCCTCCGGGGACACCCTCGGCTACAAGGTCGCCCTCCCCGGCGACCGCAACCGGGCGGGCGAACCGGTCTGGTTCTCCGGCTCCAAACTCGCCCCCGACCTCTCCCTCCCCAAGATCCGCCAACGCCTCGCCGCCGGTGCCCTGGACACGGAGGACGAACCCCGGCCCCGCCCGGCCGCAGCACGACGCGATGCTGTCGCCCCCGCCGTGCGCGCTGTTACCGTCCTCGACCAGGACGACGAGGGCACCGCGGTCGCCCAGCTCGTCGGCACCGGAGAACTGCTGGACGCCCTTGCCAAGACGGCCCCGGTCACCACCCGCCGGGAGCTGTCCCAGGCGGCCCGTGCCTTCGAACGCGCCACCCGCACCCACGAACGCGCCGCCCGAGCCGACCACCGCGCCCTCCGGTCCGCCGCCCGTGGAGTCCTGCGTGCCGGGGACGCGCTCGGCCGGGGCGAGGACGGCGGCACCACCGCCATGGTCCTCTCGACCCTCGTCCTCGTCACCCTCGCCGCCGCCCGCTGGCACTCCGCCCACGGCCACGCCCAACAAGCCGCCGCCGCACGCCAGGCCGCCCAGCACCTCCGCACCGCCTACCAGACCGCCGCCGCCCCGCCGCTGAAGGCGATGCGCCACCACGCCCAACGGCTGCCGGACCCCGTACGCGACCAACACACCACCACGGTGACCACCGTCCTCCCCGAGTACGCCGACCGGCTCCGGCAGGAGACCGGCTGGGACGCCCTGATCGCCACCCTCGACCAGGCCCAACAGGCTGGCCACGACCCCACCACCCTCCTCAAGACCGTGGTCGAGCAGCGCGAACTCGACACCGCCGACAACGTCAACGACGTCCTCATCTGGCGCATCCGCCACACCACCGGCCTCCCCACCGCGCCGAAGCCCGTCACCGACCGGGCCTCCGTTCGTACACGCGCCCCGAAGCCCGCCGAGACTGCCGCGCGCACCATCTCGACACTGCCCGGTCAGCGACGGCCACGCCGCTGA
- a CDS encoding DUF2637 domain-containing protein — MSALAPIPAHATTAWDKAAVVTLGAAACALSYDALQQMAASIHIRGALTYLFPLIIDGFIAYGVRGLLVLRTAPFTARLYTWALFGTASAVSIWANALHAVRLNQQGPPGIGLKLGDLTVGVLSTVAPLALAGAVHLYILIARRTEPTDQPGHSGQPDTPTVRTDRITTHRPGATDRPESDRAELTGRSDRDRPELTGPPDSDRPAPVTGRLVAELTAPAPSAPDTPSVTPAPEHTRRDEATPSGDPARRPAPDTGPTGPTGPTGPEGEDELLPIARAAVTQADKVTRQIVADAIRGQGIPLANDRLTALVTQLRNESRPAPATATG, encoded by the coding sequence GTGAGCGCCCTGGCGCCGATACCGGCGCACGCCACCACCGCCTGGGACAAGGCCGCCGTCGTCACCCTCGGTGCCGCCGCCTGCGCCCTCTCCTACGACGCCCTCCAGCAGATGGCCGCCTCCATCCACATCCGGGGCGCCCTGACCTACCTCTTCCCTCTGATCATCGACGGCTTCATCGCCTACGGCGTCCGCGGACTCCTCGTCCTGCGCACCGCGCCCTTCACCGCCCGCCTCTACACCTGGGCCCTCTTCGGCACCGCCTCCGCGGTCAGTATCTGGGCCAACGCCCTCCACGCCGTCCGCCTCAACCAGCAGGGCCCACCGGGGATCGGGCTGAAGCTCGGCGACCTCACCGTCGGGGTGCTCTCCACGGTCGCCCCGCTCGCCCTCGCCGGAGCCGTCCACCTCTACATCCTCATCGCCCGCCGCACGGAACCCACCGACCAGCCCGGACACTCCGGACAGCCGGACACCCCGACCGTCCGCACCGACCGCATCACCACCCACCGCCCCGGAGCGACCGACCGGCCGGAGAGTGACCGGGCAGAACTGACCGGCCGCAGTGACCGGGACCGTCCGGAACTGACCGGCCCGCCGGACAGCGACCGACCGGCCCCGGTCACCGGACGCCTGGTGGCCGAACTGACCGCGCCCGCACCCTCCGCCCCGGACACCCCGTCGGTCACCCCGGCCCCGGAGCACACCAGGCGCGACGAGGCCACACCGTCCGGAGACCCGGCCAGAAGACCGGCCCCGGACACCGGACCGACCGGACCGACCGGACCGACCGGCCCGGAGGGCGAGGACGAACTCCTCCCAATCGCCCGCGCGGCGGTCACCCAGGCGGACAAGGTCACCCGCCAGATCGTCGCGGACGCCATCCGGGGACAGGGCATCCCGCTGGCCAATGACCGGCTGACCGCCCTGGTCACCCAGCTCCGCAACGAGAGCCGACCGGCCCCGGCCACCGCGACCGGCTGA
- a CDS encoding WhiB family transcriptional regulator, translating into MHSATTHEPRTLGDHTWQNQAACHTTPHADPELFFPEPDEIDRIRAAKTICAQCPVRRTCLDAALENGDRDGIRGGLTEEERDALHSKLAQRLDYTRINATLAGGDVHLSRAERRAVARDAYRAGIPADQLARRLKVTVEHAKKLYRHAAREISHRNTKTKPKATRTAKAAPITPARTPVRTDLGTAA; encoded by the coding sequence ATGCACAGCGCCACCACCCACGAGCCGCGCACCCTCGGCGACCACACCTGGCAGAACCAGGCCGCCTGCCACACCACCCCCCACGCCGACCCCGAACTGTTCTTCCCCGAGCCCGACGAGATCGACCGCATCCGCGCCGCCAAGACCATCTGCGCCCAGTGCCCGGTCCGCCGGACCTGCCTGGACGCCGCACTGGAGAACGGCGACCGCGACGGCATCCGGGGCGGCCTCACCGAAGAGGAACGCGACGCCCTCCACAGCAAGCTCGCCCAGCGCCTCGACTACACCCGGATCAACGCCACCCTCGCCGGCGGTGATGTCCACCTCAGCCGGGCCGAGCGCCGCGCGGTCGCCCGCGATGCCTACCGGGCCGGAATCCCCGCCGACCAGCTCGCCCGCAGGCTGAAGGTCACCGTGGAGCACGCCAAGAAGCTCTACCGCCACGCCGCCCGCGAGATCAGCCACCGCAACACCAAGACCAAGCCCAAGGCCACCAGGACCGCGAAGGCGGCCCCCATCACCCCGGCGAGGACTCCGGTCCGCACCGACCTCGGGACGGCCGCGTGA
- a CDS encoding esterase: MNQPATGLFPVRQAALRPMPQGVRGALVREVSPHPGDILRATWHPTPAARRDRLGPGALLLAWTPTPSGGMDVTAHLGLHTVDVTLATWPNLHGDWSTTVHPTVYEALALHAALRFATKALSCAHQGDG; encoded by the coding sequence GTGAACCAGCCCGCCACCGGCCTCTTCCCCGTGCGCCAAGCCGCTCTGCGCCCCATGCCACAAGGGGTCCGGGGAGCCCTCGTCCGCGAGGTCTCCCCACACCCCGGCGACATCCTCCGCGCCACCTGGCACCCCACCCCCGCCGCCCGCCGGGACCGGCTCGGCCCCGGGGCCCTCCTCCTCGCCTGGACCCCCACGCCTTCCGGCGGCATGGACGTCACCGCCCATCTCGGCCTCCACACGGTGGACGTCACCCTCGCCACCTGGCCGAACCTCCACGGCGACTGGAGCACCACCGTCCACCCCACCGTCTATGAAGCCCTCGCCCTCCACGCGGCGCTCCGCTTCGCCACCAAGGCACTGTCCTGCGCCCACCAGGGCGATGGCTGA
- a CDS encoding DUF317 domain-containing protein, producing the protein MPAAEEVDGDVFVSPVYLAGSTYTGDPALVPLLEAGFHSLDDDLANIYLSSPDQRIRVGWLPEGEDDCLWRITGHEQPFAPPRWLATFDHYTPVEVVAAFTTALAEDHAHGSNTSVHGHLRGAKAEPLLPLAEAGWRVDHGPHLSVSQPPDRLALVTRINGRLDHHEEISDQRSKWTVSGGASGYSSEWLGTFTTNTPAHLITATMNRLADPAPVARYKDHLPERNRAASRITPVKPPAPSPLDIQRAAVARSRSTVAKTVIPSPALVYRTTTPLPSAATARLR; encoded by the coding sequence ATGCCTGCCGCTGAAGAGGTCGACGGGGACGTCTTTGTCTCCCCGGTCTACCTCGCCGGGTCCACCTACACCGGTGACCCGGCCCTGGTCCCCCTGCTCGAAGCCGGGTTCCACAGCCTGGACGACGACCTCGCCAACATCTACCTCTCCTCGCCCGACCAGCGCATACGCGTCGGGTGGCTGCCCGAGGGCGAGGACGACTGCCTGTGGCGGATCACCGGCCACGAGCAGCCGTTCGCCCCGCCCCGGTGGCTGGCCACCTTCGACCACTACACGCCCGTCGAGGTGGTCGCCGCGTTCACCACCGCCCTCGCCGAAGACCACGCCCACGGCAGCAACACCTCCGTCCACGGCCACCTCCGTGGCGCGAAGGCGGAGCCCCTCCTCCCCTTGGCCGAGGCGGGGTGGCGCGTCGACCACGGACCCCACCTCAGTGTCAGCCAGCCGCCGGACCGGCTCGCCCTGGTCACCCGCATCAATGGGCGGCTGGACCACCACGAGGAGATCAGCGACCAGCGGTCGAAGTGGACCGTCAGCGGCGGCGCCTCCGGCTACTCCTCCGAGTGGCTCGGCACCTTCACCACGAACACCCCGGCCCACCTGATCACGGCCACCATGAACCGGCTCGCCGACCCCGCCCCCGTCGCCCGCTACAAGGACCACCTCCCCGAGCGCAACCGGGCCGCCTCCCGCATCACCCCGGTCAAACCACCGGCCCCCAGCCCGCTGGACATCCAGCGCGCGGCGGTCGCCCGCTCCCGTTCGACCGTGGCCAAGACGGTGATCCCCTCACCGGCCCTCGTCTACCGGACGACAACCCCGCTCCCGTCCGCCGCAACGGCCCGGCTCCGCTGA
- a CDS encoding PLP-dependent aminotransferase family protein, giving the protein MQSGEQFSRSGSRVDPWRGHYAARAAGMVASEVRALFAVASRPEIVSLAGGMPNVSALPMDAIGALMAELVAERGPVALQYGSAQGDPGLRETICRVMAAEGIDGHPDDVVVTVGSQQALDLVTRVFVDPGDTVVTEAPTYVTAIGVFAAYQANIVHVAMDEAGVVPEALAETFARLEREGRPAKLFYTVPTFQNPAGVTLSAERRPRVVEVCRRAGVLLVEDNPYGLLHLDGDEPMRALRADAPDDVIYLGSFSKTLAPGLRVGWALAPAAVREKLVLAAESAMLSHSVFNQLAVDRYLRTQPWPEQMKDFRAMYRERRGVMLDALEKYMPPGVAWTRPAGGFFVWVTLPEGLDSKAMLPRAVQSRVAYVPGTGFYADGGGRQAMRLSYCYPPPERIRDGVRLLADVIGAELRMRDIFGTSAPANSTGPQAPGPDQA; this is encoded by the coding sequence ATGCAGTCTGGCGAGCAGTTTTCCCGGTCGGGTTCGCGGGTCGATCCGTGGCGCGGGCACTACGCGGCGCGGGCGGCGGGGATGGTCGCATCCGAGGTGCGGGCGCTGTTCGCCGTCGCGTCCCGGCCCGAAATCGTGTCGCTGGCCGGGGGCATGCCGAACGTGTCGGCGCTGCCGATGGATGCCATCGGCGCGTTGATGGCCGAGCTGGTGGCGGAGCGGGGGCCGGTGGCGCTCCAGTACGGCTCCGCGCAGGGGGATCCGGGGCTGCGGGAGACGATCTGCCGGGTGATGGCGGCCGAGGGCATCGACGGCCACCCGGACGACGTCGTGGTCACCGTCGGCTCGCAGCAGGCCCTCGACCTGGTGACCCGGGTGTTCGTGGACCCCGGGGACACCGTGGTGACGGAGGCCCCGACCTATGTCACCGCCATCGGTGTCTTCGCCGCCTACCAGGCGAACATCGTGCACGTCGCCATGGACGAGGCCGGTGTCGTTCCCGAGGCGCTGGCTGAGACCTTTGCCCGGCTGGAGCGCGAGGGGCGTCCGGCGAAGCTCTTCTACACGGTGCCGACGTTCCAGAACCCGGCTGGTGTCACTCTCTCCGCCGAGCGCCGTCCCCGGGTGGTGGAGGTGTGCCGCCGGGCCGGGGTGCTGCTCGTGGAGGACAACCCGTACGGCCTGCTTCACCTCGACGGCGACGAGCCGATGCGGGCGCTGCGCGCGGATGCCCCGGACGATGTGATCTATCTGGGCTCGTTCTCGAAGACGCTGGCGCCAGGGCTGCGGGTCGGCTGGGCGCTCGCCCCGGCGGCCGTGCGGGAGAAGCTGGTGCTGGCGGCCGAGAGCGCGATGCTGTCGCACTCCGTCTTCAACCAGCTCGCCGTCGACCGCTATCTGCGGACCCAGCCCTGGCCGGAGCAGATGAAGGATTTCCGGGCGATGTACCGGGAGCGGCGGGGTGTGATGCTCGACGCGCTGGAGAAGTACATGCCGCCGGGGGTGGCATGGACCCGGCCTGCGGGCGGCTTCTTCGTCTGGGTGACCCTGCCGGAGGGGCTGGATTCCAAGGCGATGCTGCCGCGCGCGGTGCAGTCCCGGGTGGCGTACGTCCCGGGCACCGGGTTCTACGCGGACGGCGGGGGGCGGCAGGCGATGCGGCTGTCCTACTGCTATCCACCGCCGGAACGGATCCGGGACGGGGTGCGGCTGCTGGCGGACGTCATCGGCGCCGAGCTGCGGATGCGCGACATCTTCGGCACTTCCGCCCCCGCGAACAGCACCGGGCCCCAGGCACCCGGCCCCGACCAGGCATGA
- a CDS encoding winged helix-turn-helix domain-containing protein, whose translation MPTLRTALAGRTESIDHTLTVLTPRWTTWTLQTLRQQESMRAAEIGAAMPWNSYPTTIQILNRMHNQGLVQRLGHGTYGITAAGLATEPVHRALADWNRQNFTTVTADAERAEDVLARLRPAGTTATLAALDRHGPLTYPEVVESTGLQPSSAYQRLARLERDGLILRDSPGRGARYGVSPAAEQLGDVYAALASWTPASADPGPAPARPVVIHAQAANSEWAAVAVQRAPSLSAVPGLFSHPPAAQPLVPTAVTAISRPPRTR comes from the coding sequence GTGCCCACCCTGCGTACCGCCCTCGCCGGGCGGACCGAATCCATTGACCACACCCTGACCGTGCTCACCCCCCGCTGGACCACCTGGACCCTGCAGACCCTGCGCCAGCAGGAGTCGATGCGGGCGGCGGAGATCGGGGCGGCCATGCCGTGGAACAGCTACCCGACCACGATCCAGATCCTCAACCGCATGCACAACCAGGGGCTCGTGCAGCGGCTCGGCCACGGAACATACGGGATCACGGCCGCCGGGCTGGCAACCGAGCCGGTGCACCGCGCTCTCGCCGACTGGAACCGCCAGAACTTCACCACGGTCACCGCCGACGCGGAACGCGCCGAGGACGTCCTCGCCCGGCTCCGCCCCGCCGGGACCACCGCCACCCTCGCCGCACTGGACCGGCACGGCCCGCTCACGTACCCGGAGGTGGTCGAGTCGACCGGGCTGCAGCCCAGTTCGGCGTACCAACGTCTCGCGCGCCTGGAGCGGGATGGACTGATCCTCCGGGACTCCCCAGGACGGGGTGCCCGGTACGGGGTGAGCCCGGCGGCCGAGCAGCTCGGCGACGTGTACGCGGCCCTGGCCTCCTGGACCCCCGCCTCCGCAGACCCGGGGCCGGCTCCGGCGCGGCCGGTCGTGATCCATGCGCAGGCCGCCAACAGCGAGTGGGCGGCCGTCGCCGTCCAGCGCGCCCCGTCGCTGTCCGCCGTGCCGGGGCTGTTCTCGCACCCGCCCGCGGCCCAGCCTCTGGTGCCGACCGCCGTCACCGCGATCTCCCGTCCGCCCCGCACCCGCTGA
- a CDS encoding plasmid mobilization protein, whose amino-acid sequence MRQTVQRDHVRSVRLTADELAAVQHAARTVGLTTAGFLADAAVALARTHGEAKVWLVDQRTLVAELMTTVAQLARAGNNLNQIARVLNSGGHSDGVDRAVERVLKAAVRVEDAAAEIARRR is encoded by the coding sequence CTGCGCCAGACCGTCCAGCGCGACCACGTCCGCAGCGTGCGCCTCACCGCCGACGAACTCGCCGCCGTCCAGCACGCCGCCCGTACGGTCGGGCTGACCACGGCCGGGTTCCTCGCCGACGCCGCCGTCGCCCTCGCCCGCACCCACGGCGAGGCGAAAGTGTGGCTGGTGGACCAGCGGACGCTGGTCGCAGAGCTGATGACCACCGTCGCCCAGCTCGCCCGCGCCGGAAACAACCTCAACCAGATTGCGAGGGTCCTGAACTCGGGCGGTCACAGCGACGGCGTCGACCGTGCGGTCGAGCGTGTGCTCAAGGCAGCCGTGCGGGTCGAGGATGCCGCAGCCGAGATCGCCCGGAGGCGCTGA
- a CDS encoding DUF317 domain-containing protein: protein MTHSELLLPRPAKLSPLHTPAAREWPRGCGCTGPVFPFLEAHGWTVITDPDANVHATSPDGGMYVGFLPEAPAARHGDLWHIRTLDADGEPVWQQTFPDGIPPQAVAGFLAGLLATPTALCAHCS, encoded by the coding sequence GTGACGCACTCCGAACTCCTTCTTCCCCGCCCCGCGAAGCTCAGCCCCCTCCACACCCCGGCCGCCCGGGAATGGCCGCGCGGGTGCGGCTGCACGGGACCCGTCTTCCCCTTCCTCGAAGCACACGGCTGGACCGTGATCACCGACCCGGACGCCAACGTCCACGCCACCAGCCCCGACGGCGGAATGTACGTCGGGTTCCTCCCCGAAGCCCCCGCCGCCCGCCACGGCGACCTCTGGCACATCCGCACCCTCGACGCCGACGGTGAACCGGTCTGGCAGCAGACCTTCCCCGACGGGATACCCCCGCAGGCCGTCGCCGGGTTCCTCGCCGGACTCCTCGCCACCCCCACCGCCCTCTGCGCGCACTGCTCCTGA